From a region of the Natranaerovirga pectinivora genome:
- the tyrS gene encoding tyrosine--tRNA ligase, whose amino-acid sequence MNNAFDVLMERGFIEQTTHEAEIKEMFAKEKVTFYIGFDPTADSLTAGHFVTIMAMAHMQRAGHRPIALIGGGTTMIGDPSGKADMRKMMTFEQINANAEKFKGQLSKLIDFTDGNAIMVNNADWLLNLNYIEFLREVGVHFSVNRMLSAECYKSRYEKGLTFLEFNYMIMQSFDFLELNKKYNCTLQLGGNDQWSNILGGVELIRRKESKPAFGMTFKLLTTSEGVKMGKTVSGAVWLDPEKTTPYEFYQYWRNIEDVKVQECLSLLTFLPMDEVRRLGALEGAEINKAKEVLAYEVTKIVHGEEEAKKAETASKALFTGGAMAGSVPTSEIGKNVFENGIDIISLMDKAGLITSRSEARRLIQQGGVAVNDVKVESVDATITLADFKEDGTLLIKKGKKVYHQVKFI is encoded by the coding sequence ATGAATAATGCTTTTGATGTTTTAATGGAAAGAGGTTTTATTGAACAAACAACTCATGAAGCAGAAATAAAAGAAATGTTTGCTAAGGAGAAAGTTACTTTTTACATAGGCTTTGACCCAACTGCAGATAGTCTTACCGCAGGCCATTTTGTAACAATTATGGCTATGGCTCATATGCAAAGAGCTGGCCATAGACCGATTGCTCTAATCGGTGGCGGGACGACTATGATCGGTGATCCTAGTGGTAAAGCAGATATGAGAAAAATGATGACTTTTGAACAAATAAATGCCAACGCTGAAAAATTCAAAGGACAATTATCAAAACTGATAGATTTTACAGATGGCAATGCCATTATGGTTAATAATGCAGATTGGTTGCTTAACCTAAATTATATTGAATTTTTAAGAGAAGTTGGTGTGCATTTCTCTGTCAACCGTATGTTATCAGCAGAATGTTATAAATCAAGATATGAAAAAGGATTAACTTTCTTAGAATTTAATTATATGATTATGCAGTCTTTTGACTTTTTAGAGTTAAATAAAAAATACAACTGTACCCTTCAATTAGGTGGTAATGATCAATGGTCTAATATCCTTGGTGGTGTTGAGTTAATTAGAAGAAAAGAAAGCAAGCCTGCCTTTGGAATGACTTTTAAACTTTTAACAACAAGTGAAGGTGTTAAAATGGGTAAAACCGTAAGTGGTGCTGTTTGGTTAGACCCAGAAAAAACCACACCATATGAGTTCTATCAATACTGGAGAAATATTGAAGATGTAAAAGTACAAGAATGCTTATCATTATTAACATTCCTCCCAATGGATGAAGTTAGACGCTTAGGCGCATTAGAAGGTGCTGAAATTAATAAAGCAAAAGAAGTGTTAGCTTATGAAGTAACTAAAATCGTTCATGGTGAAGAAGAAGCTAAAAAAGCTGAAACAGCTTCAAAAGCTTTATTTACAGGTGGTGCTATGGCTGGATCTGTCCCTACTTCAGAAATCGGAAAAAATGTTTTTGAAAACGGCATTGATATCATTTCTCTTATGGATAAAGCTGGGTTAATTACTTCTCGTTCCGAAGCAAGACGTTTAATCCAACAAGGTGGTGTGGCTGTTAACGATGTGAAGGTTGAAAGTGTTGATGCAACCATTACTTTAGCTGACTTTAAAGAAGATGGTACTTTATTAATCAAAAAGGGTAAAAAAGTTTATCATCAAGTGAAATTTATATGA
- a CDS encoding YdbC family protein translates to MAEIKYDIKEKLGVLSESNKGWTKELRSISWNDREPKYDIREWAPDGEKMGKGITLTKEELIALKEILEKMDM, encoded by the coding sequence ATGGCAGAAATTAAATACGATATTAAAGAAAAACTTGGTGTTTTATCAGAATCAAATAAAGGTTGGACAAAAGAATTAAGATCCATTAGCTGGAATGATAGAGAGCCAAAGTATGATATAAGAGAATGGGCACCAGATGGAGAAAAAATGGGTAAAGGTATTACACTTACCAAAGAAGAATTAATTGCTTTAAAAGAAATACTAGAGAAAATGGATATGTAG
- a CDS encoding metal ABC transporter solute-binding protein, Zn/Mn family — protein MYLKRGKQFFLLSIVSAFILLTACSQKSENNNKSDQLDIVTTISIIADLVENIVGDKGVVEFIVPVGDNPEDYELISSDLMKVNNADILFMNGWGLEEVIERGLTNVTNVNIVHLTEGITPINLVGEDVPDPHAWFDVSLVANYYVQNILGELKTIDADNSEYYDQNAKAYISQLEALDTWIKEEIEKIPEKNRVIIISENALKYYGEAYGFKTEGIWELNSHSEGTPQQISRIVDLVRAIELPALFIETTVDERYMEMISNETNVPIAGAIYTDALGKPGSDGETYIKMLRYNTELFVEGLSK, from the coding sequence ATGTATTTAAAAAGAGGTAAGCAATTTTTTCTGTTAAGCATAGTATCAGCATTCATTTTGTTAACAGCTTGTAGTCAAAAAAGTGAAAATAATAATAAATCAGATCAATTAGATATTGTTACTACAATATCAATAATAGCAGATTTAGTTGAAAATATAGTAGGAGATAAAGGTGTTGTAGAGTTTATTGTACCAGTAGGTGATAACCCTGAAGACTATGAACTTATTTCAAGCGATTTAATGAAAGTAAATAATGCAGACATATTATTTATGAATGGTTGGGGCTTAGAAGAAGTAATAGAAAGAGGTCTAACCAATGTTACTAATGTTAACATAGTGCATTTAACAGAGGGTATAACGCCTATTAATTTAGTAGGCGAAGATGTACCAGATCCACATGCTTGGTTTGATGTTTCATTAGTAGCCAATTACTATGTTCAAAATATATTAGGTGAATTAAAAACAATTGATGCTGATAATAGTGAATACTATGATCAAAATGCCAAAGCTTATATTTCTCAATTAGAAGCTTTAGACACTTGGATTAAAGAAGAAATTGAAAAAATACCAGAAAAAAACAGAGTGATTATTATAAGTGAAAATGCTTTAAAGTATTATGGTGAAGCTTATGGTTTTAAAACAGAAGGTATTTGGGAATTAAATTCCCACTCAGAAGGGACACCACAACAAATATCAAGAATTGTAGATTTAGTAAGAGCGATTGAATTACCAGCATTGTTTATAGAGACAACGGTAGATGAAAGATATATGGAGATGATTAGTAATGAAACCAATGTGCCAATTGCAGGTGCCATATATACAGATGCATTAGGAAAGCCTGGAAGTGATGGAGAAACTTATATAAAAATGCTTAGGTACAATACAGAATTGTTTGTAGAAGGGTTAAGTAAATAA
- a CDS encoding metal ABC transporter permease, which produces MENIRFFIDSLFQYQYLRNALFAGILVGIICSVIGCFIILRGMSLMGDAISHAVLPGVAIAYMIGVSFFIGAVATGVLTALGIGYITENSKIKSDSAIGIMFTASFALGIILITMRRGTGVDLWHILFGNVLAVALTDLWITVVIGIVVLICIVLFYKQLLLSTFDPVMASAIGLPNKLIHYFLMLMLSFVTVASLKTVGIVLVVAMLITPGATAYLLTYRLPVMLGLSVVIGVFSSVVGVYFSFIYDVATGASIVLVASLIFALSFFLSPKQGIIYHKIKSYSRKNATEI; this is translated from the coding sequence TTTGCAGGAATTTTAGTTGGGATCATTTGTAGTGTTATAGGGTGTTTTATTATTTTAAGGGGGATGTCCCTAATGGGAGATGCCATATCTCATGCTGTTTTACCAGGGGTGGCTATAGCCTATATGATAGGGGTCAGTTTCTTTATAGGAGCGGTGGCAACAGGTGTCCTTACAGCATTAGGCATTGGTTATATTACTGAAAATAGTAAGATAAAATCTGACTCTGCAATTGGCATTATGTTCACGGCTTCATTTGCTCTTGGCATTATTCTAATTACAATGCGCCGAGGGACTGGGGTTGATTTATGGCATATATTATTTGGAAATGTATTGGCTGTTGCATTAACAGATCTATGGATAACTGTTGTTATTGGTATTGTAGTATTAATATGTATTGTATTGTTTTATAAACAATTGTTACTTAGTACTTTTGATCCTGTAATGGCATCAGCTATTGGGTTGCCTAATAAACTTATTCATTATTTTTTAATGTTAATGTTATCTTTTGTAACAGTAGCATCATTAAAAACCGTAGGTATTGTCCTTGTTGTGGCTATGTTAATAACGCCAGGGGCAACGGCGTATTTACTCACGTATAGACTGCCAGTTATGTTAGGGCTATCAGTTGTTATTGGGGTGTTTTCATCAGTAGTAGGGGTTTATTTTTCCTTTATCTATGATGTAGCAACTGGGGCATCTATCGTTTTAGTAGCATCCTTAATTTTTGCTTTGAGTTTTTTCCTTTCGCCAAAGCAAGGGATTATTTATCATAAAATTAAATCATATTCTAGAAAAAATGCTACAGAGATTTAA